A region from the Candidatus Electrothrix scaldis genome encodes:
- a CDS encoding MucR family transcriptional regulator — MSKSLVEMTADIIQSQISGSNMSTDEIKSALTDTYQALKELQEAEQAGVDIEEKEEKPAMDPKRSIQKNKIVCLECGQSFKMLTKHLKSHDMTSKEYRQKYGFSSTQSLCAKALSEERSQASKERGIHPNLRKTFGNRGKKAKK; from the coding sequence ATGAGCAAGTCACTCGTAGAAATGACCGCCGACATTATCCAATCGCAGATAAGCGGCTCCAACATGAGCACTGATGAAATCAAGTCAGCCCTCACCGACACGTATCAGGCTTTAAAAGAATTACAGGAAGCCGAACAAGCTGGTGTGGATATTGAAGAAAAAGAAGAAAAACCAGCAATGGACCCAAAAAGATCCATTCAAAAAAACAAAATTGTCTGCCTGGAATGTGGCCAATCTTTTAAGATGCTCACCAAGCATTTGAAGTCACATGATATGACCTCAAAAGAATATCGACAAAAATACGGTTTCAGCAGCACACAGTCTCTTTGCGCCAAAGCCCTTTCAGAAGAGCGTTCTCAGGCAAGCAAAGAACGGGGGATCCATCCGAACCTGCGCAAAACCTTTGGAAACCGCGGCAAGAAAGCAAAGAAGTAA
- the murI gene encoding glutamate racemase has product MIGIFDSGVGGMTVARTIEQVCPQYPLLYFGDVAHTPYGSKSSETIIGYSRRNTDFLLSRGAQVIVVACNSAASTSVDILRQEYTVPIIDVITATTSKAATGSANKRIGIIGTRATVQSGIYEKQVKRINPDCKIYAQACPLLVPLIEEGWLNKRETKMIIRRYLQPLRQRQIDTLILGCTHYPLLSHLIQPKIGKKVQLINSSIETAWHLKSFLDNSPEITSNIKKNFTDKQAHCPEKNRFFVSDSTPPLQKLADGIFGRKINLITTHA; this is encoded by the coding sequence ATGATCGGTATTTTTGATTCTGGTGTTGGCGGGATGACCGTTGCCAGAACTATAGAGCAGGTATGTCCACAATATCCCCTCCTGTACTTCGGCGATGTTGCTCATACCCCCTACGGCTCCAAGAGTTCTGAAACAATAATAGGCTACTCCCGCCGCAACACTGATTTTCTCCTCAGCCGAGGAGCGCAAGTAATTGTCGTTGCCTGCAACTCAGCCGCTTCCACCTCGGTTGATATTCTCCGCCAGGAATACACTGTTCCTATTATAGATGTCATTACAGCAACGACCAGCAAGGCTGCTACAGGGAGCGCTAATAAACGCATCGGCATTATCGGCACTCGGGCGACCGTCCAGTCAGGGATTTACGAGAAACAGGTCAAACGGATCAACCCAGATTGCAAAATATACGCCCAAGCCTGCCCACTGCTGGTTCCGCTTATTGAGGAGGGCTGGCTCAATAAGCGGGAAACCAAGATGATCATCAGGCGTTATCTTCAGCCTCTTCGGCAACGTCAGATTGACACCTTAATTTTGGGCTGCACCCACTACCCCCTCCTTTCCCATCTTATTCAGCCAAAAATAGGGAAAAAGGTCCAGCTTATTAATTCATCAATTGAAACAGCCTGGCACTTAAAATCTTTTCTTGACAATTCGCCTGAAATAACCTCAAATATCAAGAAAAATTTTACGGACAAGCAAGCTCATTGTCCTGAGAAAAATCGTTTTTTTGTATCTGACTCCACCCCGCCCTTACAGAAACTGGCCGACGGAATCTTTGGTCGAAAAATAAACTTGATCACAACTCATGCTTAA
- a CDS encoding outer membrane lipoprotein carrier protein LolA: MLKQITSRIILVFSSLLLLCVFSVQSQGASVPLHELEKIQQFYRELNSLSFDFKQITNSNGRTREGAGKSVFYRPSPTTAGIMRWDYTQPGQQIIVNDGKELSIYTAKDKQLLIMSAKKLQSDITYSFFIGKRNFKEDFTLLPADSRYAAYNNVQTDIAVQLVPKQPHGQIKSLHFWFDKDSKIKRIIMEDHFDTTTELLFSNIQFNTLPADSPQTVAQLIRLNIPSDTEIIRQ, encoded by the coding sequence ATGCTTAAGCAAATTACCTCCCGAATTATTCTTGTATTCAGTAGCCTTCTTCTCCTTTGTGTTTTTTCAGTACAATCCCAAGGGGCAAGTGTTCCGCTTCATGAACTGGAGAAAATCCAGCAGTTTTATCGTGAACTCAACAGTCTCAGCTTTGATTTTAAGCAGATTACAAACAGTAATGGGCGGACCAGAGAAGGAGCAGGCAAAAGTGTATTCTACCGTCCTTCCCCGACAACTGCCGGAATTATGCGTTGGGACTATACACAGCCTGGTCAACAAATTATCGTAAATGACGGCAAAGAGCTTTCTATCTACACAGCAAAAGATAAGCAGCTCCTTATTATGTCTGCGAAAAAACTCCAATCAGACATAACCTATTCTTTTTTTATTGGAAAACGTAACTTTAAAGAGGATTTCACCCTCTTACCGGCAGACAGCCGCTACGCTGCCTACAACAACGTACAAACCGATATTGCCGTACAGCTGGTTCCCAAACAGCCCCACGGGCAAATTAAATCTCTCCACTTTTGGTTTGACAAGGATTCAAAAATCAAGCGGATTATTATGGAAGATCACTTTGATACAACAACTGAATTACTCTTCAGCAATATTCAGTTCAACACCTTACCGGCAGATTCACCTCAGACGGTCGCTCAACTCATTCGGCTGAACATTCCTTCTGACACGGAAATTATCAGGCAATAA
- the rpsA gene encoding 30S ribosomal protein S1 yields the protein MSEEQFADLFQDKTGTTRIQPGDKIDATIADINGENIFLDLGGKSEGILGAAELRDEQNELTVTIGDTISVFLLSNRGGEQVFTTKIGTGQVGLEELEQAFHNNIPVQGKVTAEIKGGFQITIAGQRGFCPYSQIGLRRVENAEEYLEQNLTFKVIEFGNRGRNIILSARAVQEEEREHLREQLQASLSEGDKVEGTVSSLQKFGAFVDLGGVDGLIPISELAWGQTDKVEDVLSLGQRVEVIIKKLDWAKDRISLSLKDTLGNPWDKVEEKYTPASIHSGMVSRLAQFGAFVTLEPGIDGLLHISKLGSGRRINHPREVLEAGQEVTVKIDSVDLEKKRISLVPEDYTAKAEEEKAAKKAYAPTKESTPQSMGTLGDLLQAQMKQKKK from the coding sequence ATGAGTGAAGAACAATTTGCAGACCTCTTTCAGGATAAAACCGGTACCACAAGAATTCAGCCGGGAGACAAGATAGATGCCACCATTGCTGACATCAACGGCGAAAATATCTTTTTGGATCTGGGCGGAAAAAGCGAAGGGATTCTCGGCGCAGCGGAACTGCGCGACGAACAGAATGAATTAACCGTCACAATTGGTGATACGATTTCAGTCTTCTTGCTCAGCAACCGGGGGGGAGAACAGGTCTTCACAACAAAAATTGGCACCGGGCAGGTGGGACTGGAAGAGCTGGAGCAGGCTTTCCATAATAATATTCCTGTGCAGGGAAAAGTGACAGCGGAAATCAAAGGCGGTTTTCAAATCACGATTGCAGGTCAGCGGGGCTTCTGTCCTTACTCACAGATAGGCTTACGCCGGGTTGAAAACGCAGAGGAATATTTAGAGCAGAACCTGACCTTCAAGGTCATTGAATTCGGCAATAGAGGCCGCAATATCATTCTTTCCGCCCGAGCCGTGCAGGAAGAGGAGCGTGAGCACCTTCGTGAGCAACTTCAAGCAAGCCTCAGTGAAGGTGATAAAGTGGAAGGCACGGTCAGTTCTCTACAAAAATTCGGGGCCTTTGTTGACCTTGGCGGAGTGGACGGCCTGATCCCCATCTCTGAACTAGCCTGGGGACAAACAGATAAGGTCGAGGACGTACTGAGCTTAGGACAGCGAGTAGAGGTCATTATCAAAAAACTTGACTGGGCCAAAGATCGTATTTCTCTCAGCCTGAAAGACACCTTGGGGAATCCCTGGGACAAGGTGGAAGAAAAATATACACCAGCGAGCATCCACAGCGGCATGGTTTCCCGGCTGGCACAGTTTGGGGCCTTTGTGACCCTGGAACCAGGAATCGATGGTCTGCTCCATATCTCCAAGCTTGGTTCTGGTCGCCGGATCAATCATCCCCGTGAAGTCCTGGAAGCAGGACAGGAAGTCACGGTTAAGATCGACAGCGTTGACTTAGAAAAAAAACGCATATCTCTCGTCCCTGAAGATTACACAGCCAAAGCGGAAGAAGAAAAGGCAGCAAAAAAAGCTTACGCCCCGACCAAAGAAAGTACACCGCAATCTATGGGCACATTGGGTGACCTGCTTCAGGCGCAGATGAAGCAGAAAAAAAAATAA
- a CDS encoding VanZ family protein, with protein MKAQNIPLSVRISLTTAYLLCIYCTLGIARPIAEYLRSTGILFPTVIALFTLCLPFALFWRYKTITRTRFLMRILLILCLLCAAFLTAALPEERLHFLTYGFAGWLICWSLEATSFFSTPSQKNKILIWLVPCLLVWLAGGTDELIQWWLPNRVFDVRDIIFNATAGITGIALFATGGRTVLTR; from the coding sequence ATGAAGGCTCAAAACATACCGCTTTCAGTACGTATTTCCCTAACCACCGCCTACCTCCTCTGCATTTACTGCACCCTTGGTATTGCCCGCCCGATTGCCGAATATCTCCGCTCCACAGGGATACTTTTTCCAACGGTTATTGCCCTCTTCACTCTTTGTCTGCCGTTCGCCCTGTTCTGGCGTTACAAAACAATCACCAGGACTCGTTTTCTCATGCGTATCCTACTGATTCTCTGCCTCCTCTGCGCAGCCTTTCTTACCGCAGCCTTACCAGAAGAACGCCTTCATTTTCTCACCTACGGGTTCGCAGGCTGGCTGATTTGCTGGAGCCTGGAGGCGACGTCTTTTTTCTCAACCCCATCACAAAAGAACAAAATCCTCATCTGGCTTGTCCCTTGTTTGCTGGTTTGGCTGGCAGGAGGAACCGACGAACTCATCCAATGGTGGCTCCCCAATCGAGTCTTTGATGTCCGGGACATTATTTTCAACGCAACAGCCGGGATAACGGGGATTGCTCTTTTTGCCACAGGGGGAAGAACAGTGCTCACCCGCTGA
- a CDS encoding CZB domain-containing protein yields MQWKSKLSDFFYGVEQLSVAQVPDHSGCEFGRWLYGAGLQEFSAYSEMKRIEVLHKEFHKKIKQLIQMPEEKRKGQEGREALATFKSECDVFVNLLESVEEKAKKESI; encoded by the coding sequence TTGCAGTGGAAATCTAAGCTCTCGGATTTTTTTTATGGAGTTGAACAGTTGAGCGTTGCTCAGGTTCCTGATCATTCCGGTTGTGAGTTTGGCAGGTGGTTGTATGGGGCTGGCTTGCAGGAATTTTCCGCTTATTCTGAGATGAAACGTATTGAGGTTCTTCATAAAGAATTTCATAAGAAGATTAAGCAGCTCATCCAAATGCCTGAAGAGAAGAGAAAAGGTCAGGAAGGGCGTGAAGCGTTAGCCACCTTCAAATCAGAATGTGACGTTTTTGTCAACTTGCTGGAGTCTGTTGAGGAAAAGGCTAAGAAAGAAAGCATCTAA
- a CDS encoding fibronectin type III domain-containing protein, with product MRFPNTEAKIIALAQKIIAGLRDNPNFPDPPVSPDQLQARLDKLLNSSDAQVKALAASKQATDIKQADLDDTMTDMKSIIHYAEDTVHGDDAKLSELGWGGRAEPRALQVPGQPRLLEIPEQGAGWLTLDWKKPVAGGAPASYKIERRELTEGGTWDLAGIAIETEATINNQEHGKEWEYRVLAINKAGEGEPSNTVTAVL from the coding sequence ATGCGTTTTCCAAACACCGAAGCAAAGATCATAGCCCTGGCCCAGAAGATCATCGCCGGACTGCGAGACAATCCCAACTTCCCCGACCCTCCGGTCTCGCCGGATCAACTCCAGGCCCGGCTGGACAAGCTGCTTAATTCCAGTGATGCCCAGGTGAAGGCCCTGGCAGCGTCCAAACAGGCCACGGATATCAAGCAGGCTGATTTAGACGACACGATGACGGATATGAAAAGCATAATCCATTATGCTGAAGATACCGTGCATGGCGATGATGCCAAATTATCGGAATTGGGTTGGGGTGGCAGGGCCGAGCCGCGTGCCTTGCAGGTACCCGGACAACCGAGACTCCTTGAAATCCCGGAACAGGGCGCGGGCTGGCTGACCCTGGACTGGAAAAAACCTGTTGCTGGCGGCGCACCGGCCTCCTACAAGATCGAACGGCGGGAATTGACCGAAGGCGGCACCTGGGACCTGGCCGGGATTGCCATTGAAACCGAGGCCACGATCAATAATCAGGAACACGGCAAGGAATGGGAGTACCGGGTCCTTGCCATCAACAAGGCAGGTGAAGGAGAGCCCAGCAACACGGTGACGGCGGTGCTGTAA
- a CDS encoding calcium/sodium antiporter: protein MLIFLFIAGLVLLVVGAEILVKGASRLASALGVSPLVIGLTVVAFATSSPELAVSVKSSFSGQADIALGNVIGSNIMNILFILGLSAIIIPLSVSRQLIRLDVPLLIVLSSLILLLSLDGHLGRIDGIILVTGLASYLWFLIHQSRKKKGEMELDGVETAEAGNPQWAKNMALVIGGLVLLVIGSRWLVNSAVSFAEYLKISELIIGLTVVSIGTSLPEAVTSVIAALHGERDMAVGNVVGSNIFNIMGVLGVAAATSPTGIAVSPSVIRFDLPIMITVALACLPIFFTGGVISRKEGFLFFGYYLAYTLYLVLAASGHDALPRFSAIMLYFVLPLTAITLIIVSLQEFRAQKKGVQFWDRT, encoded by the coding sequence ATGTTAATCTTCCTTTTTATTGCCGGACTGGTACTGCTGGTCGTCGGCGCTGAAATCCTGGTCAAGGGAGCATCACGCCTGGCCAGCGCGCTCGGTGTCTCTCCACTGGTTATCGGCCTGACCGTGGTGGCCTTTGCTACCAGTTCCCCCGAACTTGCGGTGAGCGTCAAGTCCTCATTCTCCGGTCAGGCAGATATTGCCCTGGGCAATGTAATCGGCAGCAACATCATGAATATCCTTTTTATCCTCGGCCTATCCGCAATTATCATTCCCCTGTCTGTCTCCCGACAACTGATACGGCTTGACGTTCCTCTACTCATCGTGCTTTCATCCCTGATCCTTTTGCTTTCACTGGATGGACACTTGGGCCGAATAGACGGAATCATACTGGTTACAGGACTTGCCTCCTACCTTTGGTTCCTGATTCACCAAAGCCGCAAGAAAAAAGGAGAGATGGAACTGGACGGCGTTGAAACGGCAGAGGCCGGTAATCCGCAATGGGCCAAGAACATGGCCTTGGTTATAGGTGGACTGGTGCTGCTGGTCATAGGCTCACGTTGGTTGGTCAACAGTGCGGTTTCCTTTGCCGAGTACCTCAAAATCAGTGAATTGATTATCGGCCTGACCGTTGTCTCCATCGGCACATCGTTGCCTGAAGCAGTTACGTCGGTCATTGCCGCCCTTCACGGAGAACGTGACATGGCTGTGGGCAATGTGGTTGGCAGCAATATCTTCAATATTATGGGAGTACTCGGCGTTGCAGCCGCTACCTCGCCAACAGGCATTGCAGTTTCCCCTTCGGTGATCAGATTTGACCTGCCTATTATGATTACTGTTGCCCTGGCATGTCTGCCCATATTTTTTACCGGAGGCGTCATCAGCAGAAAGGAAGGGTTCCTGTTCTTCGGGTATTACCTGGCTTATACCCTTTACCTCGTTCTGGCAGCATCCGGACACGATGCCCTGCCCCGATTCAGTGCGATCATGCTCTATTTTGTGCTGCCGCTTACAGCAATCACCCTGATTATTGTCTCTCTGCAGGAGTTTCGCGCGCAAAAAAAAGGAGTACAATTTTGGGATAGGACATGA
- a CDS encoding DUF3124 domain-containing protein: MRLFSANMMGALLLILLFFGCSPPEEKPAPSSPPPEEEPVFIHDLDITTGQTIFVPAYSEVHYTVNNTMKLAVTLTIHNTDFTYPIILTSVRYYNSKGEMVREYLEKPQRLGPMATADFFVKSGEQTGGVGSNFIVEWVAEHPAYEPVVETLMLSNSGTQGLSFTSTGRVIRHIENKK, from the coding sequence ATGCGTTTATTTTCAGCAAACATGATGGGAGCACTCCTGCTCATTCTTCTTTTCTTCGGATGCAGTCCTCCGGAAGAAAAGCCCGCACCTTCTTCCCCTCCTCCAGAGGAAGAACCGGTTTTCATTCATGATCTTGATATCACAACTGGCCAGACTATCTTTGTACCAGCCTATTCAGAGGTGCATTATACCGTGAATAACACCATGAAGCTGGCCGTCACCCTGACCATCCATAATACAGACTTCACCTATCCTATCATCCTGACATCTGTTCGTTATTATAACTCAAAAGGAGAAATGGTGCGGGAGTATCTGGAGAAACCGCAACGCTTAGGCCCAATGGCCACAGCGGATTTCTTTGTAAAGAGCGGGGAGCAGACAGGCGGGGTGGGGAGCAACTTTATTGTTGAGTGGGTTGCAGAGCATCCTGCGTACGAGCCTGTTGTCGAGACCCTCATGCTGAGTAATTCTGGCACCCAGGGCCTTTCTTTCACCAGCACCGGGCGGGTTATCAGGCATATAGAAAACAAGAAATAA
- a CDS encoding glycoside hydrolase family 31 protein, with protein MSNIVSSSVAAGEAQQIFSEQEAYKFLKVEEYFSRYKEWETLTTVDSYTYDKKLKALTLKFKRGDGQACSMRIYCLHQDIFRIRFNPGGAFEENDKNSNSRSIICDTVSDLQKVLQARKGEFQLALSEGTVTEGKYEGCKKLDLTTKDKDKQPVQQMTIILNPFVIQVSSFSAGTPFPVWETAETPIYYTPNGEEDYAIIQAVNKPASAKYIGFGEQGGQSLSKNTAQMNYFNFDNMRYRQVYNQGPLDVREPLYHSDPFFMEFNGVPTQQSVCGTFVGNAGQMFMDIGYMNSKRYMFGTRFGELNYYLFFGQKPADVVSSFTSIVGRSYLKPRYCLGYHQGCYGYERREILEWAVSKYREYQIPLDGLHVDVDVQNNYKTFTIDEGKFPNPHEMFHKLKAQGIKCSTNITPVISCRDTAKYATYNEASASDYFVRDHRHDPDNPAGKKYQLYGGGNEYCSNEWIEDENSPGKWDHYPDGWVQGFNSGEPYIGEVYYGKDGAGHQLGTPGHYADLGRFEVRKWWGTQYQYLFDMGLEMVWQDMTTPAIRESRGDMKGFPFRLLISDDFYGKPDKKTPAIKIWNLYSYNLHKATYHGLAFLKGRENKRNFIIGRGSFTGSHRFAGLWTGDNSSDWDFLKMNVSQALSLGMCGVVINGQDIGGFEASINDGGRWASPELLMRWTAAGAFLPWFRNHYVRKGRKEFQEPFMYEEWFQQYRGGHLPAPQDLYRMVLPVCKHYIELRYRLLQLFYDAMFENTLDGQPICRPLFLNDSQDESLYNDKKDFLDNEFFVGKDLLVAPVLDPQELNNNQGKRDVYLPSGSDWYCFMDNSMPLGPATEGGTTIREFDANLNTEGSHIHFIVPVYVRAGAIIPTIELEQYVGQRNKEQQINPITLNIYPGDEGEYTMYLDDGESLSSTDTVMAHPHLEEAYPERDWNTYRATKISHIRDEGSKERKITVKRIHDGYTPEFEKYFFVAILHDPAEKKEDSGCLKKIRIDEQQIELISGGTAEQRSGSLWASPVNAWYYNENINISFVKVFDNSSEISINAEYV; from the coding sequence ATGTCGAACATCGTTTCATCATCAGTAGCAGCAGGGGAAGCACAGCAGATTTTTTCTGAGCAGGAAGCATATAAGTTTCTCAAAGTTGAGGAGTATTTTTCTCGATATAAGGAATGGGAAACGTTAACTACAGTTGATTCCTACACATACGATAAAAAATTAAAGGCTCTAACTCTGAAGTTCAAGAGAGGGGATGGTCAGGCATGCAGCATGCGTATTTATTGTCTGCATCAGGATATTTTTCGGATACGTTTTAACCCTGGCGGAGCCTTCGAAGAGAATGATAAGAACAGCAACTCTCGTTCCATTATTTGCGACACAGTGAGTGATTTGCAAAAGGTCTTGCAAGCGAGGAAGGGTGAGTTTCAACTTGCTCTTAGTGAAGGTACTGTCACAGAAGGTAAATATGAAGGCTGTAAAAAACTTGATCTGACCACAAAGGATAAGGATAAACAACCTGTCCAGCAGATGACAATTATCTTAAATCCTTTTGTTATACAGGTCTCCAGCTTTTCTGCTGGTACCCCCTTTCCGGTTTGGGAAACAGCAGAAACACCGATCTACTACACCCCCAACGGTGAGGAAGATTATGCCATTATTCAGGCGGTGAACAAGCCTGCCAGTGCCAAGTACATAGGCTTTGGCGAACAGGGCGGCCAATCGCTGAGCAAGAATACCGCGCAGATGAATTATTTTAATTTTGATAATATGCGCTATCGCCAGGTCTATAATCAGGGTCCTTTGGATGTTCGTGAACCTTTATATCATTCAGATCCATTTTTTATGGAGTTTAACGGGGTGCCAACGCAGCAGAGCGTTTGCGGGACCTTTGTCGGTAATGCCGGGCAGATGTTTATGGATATCGGTTACATGAATTCTAAACGCTATATGTTCGGCACCCGGTTCGGAGAGCTGAATTACTACCTCTTTTTTGGCCAAAAGCCAGCTGATGTGGTGAGTAGTTTCACTTCCATTGTCGGCAGATCCTACTTGAAACCGCGTTATTGCCTGGGATATCATCAGGGCTGTTACGGCTATGAAAGGAGAGAAATTCTGGAATGGGCCGTGAGTAAATATCGGGAATATCAGATTCCTCTTGATGGTCTGCATGTGGATGTGGATGTCCAGAATAATTATAAAACCTTTACTATTGATGAAGGAAAATTCCCTAATCCCCATGAGATGTTTCATAAGCTGAAAGCACAGGGGATCAAGTGCAGCACCAATATCACCCCGGTGATCAGTTGTCGGGACACGGCCAAATATGCAACCTATAATGAGGCATCTGCAAGCGATTATTTTGTTCGTGATCATCGCCATGACCCGGATAATCCTGCCGGGAAGAAATACCAATTGTATGGTGGCGGCAATGAGTATTGCTCGAATGAATGGATAGAAGATGAGAATTCTCCGGGAAAGTGGGATCATTACCCTGATGGCTGGGTCCAAGGCTTTAACAGTGGCGAGCCCTATATTGGGGAGGTCTATTATGGTAAGGACGGGGCAGGACACCAATTAGGGACCCCAGGCCATTATGCTGATCTGGGCAGGTTCGAGGTGCGGAAATGGTGGGGAACCCAGTATCAGTATCTCTTTGATATGGGGCTGGAGATGGTTTGGCAGGATATGACTACTCCTGCTATCCGTGAAAGTCGGGGCGACATGAAGGGCTTTCCTTTTCGCCTGTTGATCAGTGATGATTTTTACGGAAAACCGGATAAGAAGACCCCTGCCATTAAAATCTGGAATCTGTATTCCTATAATCTCCATAAAGCCACCTATCATGGCTTAGCCTTTTTGAAGGGCAGGGAGAATAAACGCAATTTTATTATCGGTCGAGGTAGCTTCACCGGCTCGCATCGCTTTGCGGGCCTATGGACCGGTGATAATTCTTCGGACTGGGACTTTCTGAAGATGAATGTGTCGCAGGCTTTGTCTCTGGGTATGTGCGGGGTGGTCATCAACGGCCAGGATATTGGCGGCTTTGAGGCTTCAATCAATGACGGAGGGCGGTGGGCCAGTCCCGAACTTCTGATGCGTTGGACCGCTGCCGGGGCCTTTTTGCCCTGGTTCAGGAATCATTATGTGCGCAAGGGGCGGAAGGAGTTCCAGGAACCCTTTATGTATGAGGAGTGGTTTCAGCAATATCGTGGCGGTCATCTTCCGGCGCCGCAGGATTTGTACCGTATGGTGCTTCCAGTGTGTAAGCATTATATCGAGCTGCGCTATCGCCTGCTTCAGCTCTTTTACGATGCTATGTTTGAGAATACCCTGGACGGTCAACCGATCTGCCGTCCTCTCTTTCTCAACGATTCTCAGGATGAATCGCTCTATAATGATAAGAAGGACTTTCTCGATAACGAGTTTTTTGTTGGCAAGGATCTTTTGGTTGCCCCGGTACTTGACCCGCAGGAGCTGAATAATAATCAGGGGAAAAGGGATGTCTATCTGCCCTCTGGGAGTGACTGGTACTGCTTTATGGATAATAGCATGCCGCTGGGGCCTGCAACTGAGGGGGGAACCACCATCAGGGAGTTTGATGCAAACTTGAACACCGAGGGAAGTCATATCCATTTTATCGTGCCGGTCTATGTCCGGGCCGGGGCTATTATCCCGACCATTGAGCTGGAGCAGTATGTCGGCCAGCGCAATAAGGAACAACAGATTAATCCGATAACTCTGAATATCTATCCAGGTGACGAGGGAGAATACACCATGTATCTTGATGACGGAGAGAGCCTTTCCTCAACTGATACGGTAATGGCTCACCCTCATCTTGAGGAGGCATATCCTGAGCGGGATTGGAATACATACCGTGCAACTAAGATTTCGCATATTCGTGATGAGGGGAGCAAGGAGCGAAAGATTACGGTGAAGCGTATTCATGATGGCTACACCCCTGAGTTTGAGAAGTACTTCTTTGTCGCGATCTTGCATGATCCTGCTGAGAAGAAAGAGGATTCAGGTTGCCTGAAGAAAATCAGGATTGACGAGCAGCAGATTGAGCTGATTTCTGGCGGAACAGCAGAGCAGAGAAGTGGTAGCCTATGGGCCTCACCTGTCAATGCCTGGTATTATAACGAGAATATCAATATCAGCTTTGTGAAGGTATTTGATAATAGCTCGGAAATCAGTATCAATGCTGAGTATGTGTAG